Proteins encoded in a region of the Oikeobacillus pervagus genome:
- the lysA gene encoding diaminopimelate decarboxylase, translated as MIKYGTAEVNELGHLQIGGVDTMDLVEQFGTPLYVYDVGLIRERARGFKTTFENLGVTAQVAYASKAFSAIGMIQLVAQEGLSLDVVSGGELYTAIKAEFPTEKIHFHGNNKSKEELLMAIQYNIGCVVVDNFYELELLQSLCVEMNHTMKILLRVTPGIEAHTHDYILTGKEDSKFGFDLNNGQAEEALTVALNSSHLHVLGLHCHIGSQIFETIGFVLAAEKLIKKLADWKNQFNFEAKVLNLGGGFGIRYTNEDTPLEPEEYVAEIIQKVQTGVEQYQLTMPEIWIEPGRSLVGDAGITLYKTGSSKTIPEVRKYLAIDGGMSDNIRPALYDAKYEAVLANRVNDPVEETVSVAGKCCESGDMLIWDLPLPKAKEEDILAVFCTGAYGYSMANNYNRIPRPPVVFVENGEAYLIIKRESYEDIVKLDLPLSVSVKQ; from the coding sequence ATGATAAAATATGGAACAGCAGAAGTGAATGAATTAGGGCATCTTCAAATTGGTGGAGTCGATACAATGGATCTGGTCGAACAATTTGGAACTCCATTATATGTATACGATGTGGGATTGATTAGAGAACGGGCTAGAGGATTTAAAACCACTTTTGAAAACCTAGGTGTTACCGCTCAAGTCGCTTATGCGAGTAAAGCCTTTTCAGCAATTGGAATGATCCAACTTGTTGCACAAGAAGGGCTCTCCCTCGATGTAGTATCTGGTGGGGAGTTATATACAGCCATTAAGGCTGAATTTCCAACAGAAAAAATTCATTTTCACGGGAATAATAAGAGCAAGGAAGAATTATTAATGGCTATCCAATATAATATTGGCTGTGTCGTTGTAGATAATTTTTATGAGCTTGAATTATTGCAATCACTTTGTGTTGAAATGAATCATACGATGAAGATTTTGCTCCGAGTAACCCCTGGAATTGAAGCACATACACATGATTATATTTTAACTGGCAAGGAAGATTCGAAGTTTGGCTTCGATTTAAATAATGGTCAAGCAGAAGAGGCGTTAACGGTAGCATTAAATTCGTCTCATCTGCATGTGTTAGGATTGCATTGTCATATCGGCTCACAAATTTTCGAAACAATTGGTTTCGTCTTAGCAGCCGAGAAATTAATCAAAAAATTGGCCGACTGGAAAAATCAATTCAATTTTGAAGCGAAAGTACTTAACTTAGGCGGGGGATTTGGGATTCGTTATACAAATGAGGACACTCCGTTAGAACCTGAAGAGTACGTAGCGGAGATTATTCAAAAGGTTCAAACTGGAGTTGAGCAATATCAATTAACAATGCCAGAAATTTGGATCGAACCTGGTCGTTCCCTTGTTGGGGATGCTGGCATAACATTATATAAAACAGGTTCAAGTAAAACGATTCCTGAGGTTAGAAAATATTTAGCCATTGATGGCGGAATGAGTGATAATATTCGTCCGGCATTATACGATGCAAAATATGAAGCAGTTCTTGCCAATCGTGTAAATGACCCTGTAGAGGAGACCGTTTCCGTCGCGGGGAAATGTTGTGAATCAGGGGATATGCTCATTTGGGATCTTCCATTACCAAAAGCAAAGGAAGAGGATATTTTAGCTGTGTTCTGTACAGGGGCATATGGTTATTCGATGGCGAATAATTATAATCGAATTCCAAGACCTCCAGTCGTATTTGTTGAAAACGGTGAAGCCTATCTTATAATAAAGAGGGAGAGTTATGAAGATATTGTTAAGTTAGATCTTCCACTTTCTGTTTCAGTTAAACAATAA